A region of Bacteroidia bacterium DNA encodes the following proteins:
- a CDS encoding acyl-CoA desaturase produces MKDTQAFTFDHSTSFDAELRREVKAYFQRKGISTKANKWVFKKAILLLTITIALYIIILNTNPHSGWIFSLIVLLGFCISGIGFNIAHEVLHGTMPGKRLGRYCGYTMDLLGLSSYLWKINHGAHHSYTNVHGLDGDIKESALLRLSPYAAFRPLHRYQLLSAFIIYGLFYFLLIYYFNTLNLMGRNFRNGEKMKLNKRKVMEAVGFKVAYLLVWIVIPLYVMPISIGEFLLGYFLLVTVTGFSLTLVFFVAHEVEVTSFSIAPSSDTVSWAEHQLRTTVNFKAGRFLESFLGGLNYQIEHHLFPNISSAYYPALSPIVKRIAEKHGIQYKVFSSFGDALKSHIRLLRVLSADPGRNNFSTAGSGAAGTA; encoded by the coding sequence ATGAAAGATACACAAGCTTTTACATTTGACCATAGTACTTCTTTTGACGCTGAACTGAGGCGAGAAGTGAAGGCTTATTTCCAAAGGAAAGGTATATCTACAAAAGCGAACAAATGGGTATTTAAAAAGGCAATTCTCCTTTTAACAATTACAATAGCTTTATATATTATCATTCTGAATACAAACCCACATTCCGGTTGGATTTTTTCGCTTATCGTTCTCCTCGGATTTTGCATTTCGGGTATTGGATTTAACATTGCCCATGAAGTCCTACATGGTACCATGCCTGGAAAGCGCCTGGGCCGCTATTGTGGTTATACCATGGATTTACTAGGGTTGAGCAGCTACCTCTGGAAAATTAATCATGGCGCCCATCATTCCTATACAAACGTGCACGGATTGGATGGGGACATCAAAGAATCAGCATTGCTTCGTTTAAGCCCATACGCGGCTTTTCGTCCGCTACACCGCTACCAGCTTTTATCAGCTTTCATTATTTACGGACTTTTCTATTTCTTGCTTATTTATTATTTTAATACGCTCAATTTAATGGGAAGAAATTTTCGGAATGGCGAAAAGATGAAATTAAACAAAAGGAAGGTAATGGAGGCTGTTGGCTTTAAGGTAGCCTATTTATTAGTTTGGATAGTGATACCACTATATGTAATGCCAATCTCCATTGGAGAATTTCTCCTGGGTTATTTCCTGTTAGTTACTGTTACAGGCTTTTCATTGACGTTGGTTTTCTTTGTGGCACATGAGGTAGAGGTCACATCTTTCTCCATTGCGCCATCTTCTGATACGGTTTCCTGGGCTGAGCATCAGTTGCGCACAACGGTCAACTTCAAGGCGGGAAGATTTTTGGAATCGTTTCTGGGTGGACTAAACTACCAGATTGAACATCATCTATTCCCGAATATAAGCAGTGCCTATTACCCGGCCCTATCGCCCATAGTGAAGCGAATAGCTGAGAAACATGGAATTCAATATAAAGTATTCTCCTCGTTTGGTGATGCCCTTAAATCGCACATACGATTGTTGAGGGTTTTGTCAGCAGATCCCGGAAGGAATAATTTCAGCACCGCCGGATCGGGAGCTGCAGGAACCGCTTAA
- a CDS encoding aspartyl/asparaginyl beta-hydroxylase domain-containing protein, producing MIYLVIILSILLIVWIVESRLLLVLFHKAIFWRVKSQAIYKQPEEVFKAHSELNENWQAIKEETLQVLTRVNDIPRFHQIDSANRKISTSNGPAWKTFILKAFGGWWENNCAQMPETTALLKKFPEVSCAMLSILEPGVTIPPHTGKFKGILRYHLGLLVPESKECFITVNNETRCWEAGAGILFDDTYIHAVQNNTEEFRIILFLNIERKMPAYLSKINRLILKSVMWSPVYFKGKKKGEVVLM from the coding sequence ATGATTTATCTCGTTATCATTTTATCAATTCTGCTCATTGTCTGGATAGTGGAGTCAAGACTGCTCCTGGTCTTATTTCATAAAGCCATCTTTTGGCGGGTAAAATCACAAGCCATTTACAAACAACCGGAAGAGGTATTCAAGGCTCATTCAGAACTAAACGAAAATTGGCAAGCAATTAAGGAAGAAACACTGCAAGTCTTGACAAGGGTAAATGACATTCCGCGTTTTCATCAAATAGATAGTGCCAACAGAAAGATTTCTACTAGTAATGGTCCGGCCTGGAAGACATTTATCCTGAAGGCTTTTGGGGGTTGGTGGGAAAACAATTGCGCTCAAATGCCTGAGACGACAGCTTTGCTAAAAAAATTTCCGGAAGTGTCTTGTGCCATGCTTTCCATTCTTGAGCCTGGTGTTACCATTCCACCACATACAGGAAAATTCAAAGGAATTCTTAGGTATCATTTGGGATTGCTGGTGCCAGAAAGCAAGGAATGCTTTATAACGGTAAATAACGAAACACGGTGCTGGGAAGCGGGCGCAGGAATTCTGTTCGATGATACCTATATCCATGCAGTACAAAACAATACTGAAGAATTTCGGATTATTCTTTTTCTAAACATTGAGCGAAAAATGCCTGCTTATCTTTCAAAAATAAACCGGTTGATCCTGAAGTCCGTCATGTGGTCTCCAGTTTATTTTAAGGGAAAGAAAAAAGGCGAAGTTGTATTAATGTAA